In one Pseudomonas hydrolytica genomic region, the following are encoded:
- a CDS encoding DUF2790 domain-containing protein yields the protein MAAAKASTPAPDAASDYYYGMHLDVARVVSHGEIPNVCRAVPVEMTYEDSQGVQHTIRYQVMGTGCSGG from the coding sequence ATGGCAGCCGCCAAAGCCAGCACACCGGCGCCAGACGCAGCGAGCGATTACTACTACGGCATGCATCTGGATGTGGCTCGCGTGGTATCGCATGGGGAAATTCCAAACGTCTGCCGTGCGGTGCCGGTGGAGATGACCTATGAAGACTCGCAAGGCGTGCAGCACACTATCCGTTATCAGGTGATGGGGACCGGTTGCAGCGGAGGCTGA